The following proteins are encoded in a genomic region of Zea mays cultivar B73 chromosome 9, Zm-B73-REFERENCE-NAM-5.0, whole genome shotgun sequence:
- the LOC103639401 gene encoding phytosulfokines 2-like precursor, which produces MASGGGSKQLKASLLMVVAALLLLICTCTTRGQAARPEPGSEGHTPQQLRADVSISVVAGHEKKSGSSVAVVEMRREDPDQAARECEDDDGDDEQECLMRRTLLAHTDYIYTQGKHN; this is translated from the exons ATGGCCTCCGGCGGTGGCTCCAAGCAGCTGAAGGCTAGTCTTCTCATGGTGGTAGCAGCTCTGCTCCTCCTCATCTGCACCTGCACTACCAGGGGGCAAGCGGCAAGGCCGGAGCCAGGATCCGAGGGCCACACGCCACAGCAGCTG CGCGCTGATGTATCCATCTCCGTCGTTGCTGGTCATGAGAAGAAGAGTGGCTCATCAGTGGCCGTGGTGGAAATGCGTCGAGAAGATCCGGATCAGGCGGCGAGAGAATGTGAGGACGACGACGGAGACGACGAACAGGAGTGCCTGATGAGGAGGACGTTGCTCGCTCACACCGACTACATCTACACCCAGGGGAAGCACAACTAG